One genomic segment of uncultured Desulfobacter sp. includes these proteins:
- a CDS encoding DUF3360 family protein: MVENSEKSYGEQRKKASEFRTRAEYLDHELTIMKFRRWGINLPFRDYSIEIEDFVPAIAATIGKVVMVTAMVAAFANCDVYAHLNLTSGDFIAQNVRLEMLIAGAIFVLLFSAFLNPNTNLAGTHGPMIPLIPIAASAGGHPLALGLLIGLFGFILAVTKGGSKLMNITGVGVRGGLLLYLGAVGLIGQLGRLEKWAADGGVASVSFAVIAVTVLVYAYLARVQKRWLAIPLCSAIAGIIAFSMGADFTFSTPPGLPPFDPMWWWGTDTGWKMGLPGVQQFIAVVPFAILAVAMWSPDYLGHRVFQELNYPKEAKNVLMDVDDTMMVASVRQAIGSCLGGGNIASSWGTYMIPAAIAKRPIPGGAVLTGILCVVTGILGYPMDLAMWQPVLRVALIVGVFLPLLEAGMQMVTNHKDSQSAGTCIFACAFVNPVFGWSLAMLLDNLGLIGDTKRAQKLTWNEKLIIPGIMFLVCTIALGLVGQLPGIPGIF, encoded by the coding sequence ATGGTAGAGAATAGTGAAAAGTCGTATGGGGAACAACGTAAAAAAGCAAGTGAGTTTAGGACTCGAGCTGAGTATCTTGACCATGAACTAACTATTATGAAATTCCGTCGCTGGGGGATCAACTTACCCTTCCGGGATTACAGCATCGAAATCGAGGACTTTGTGCCGGCCATTGCCGCCACCATCGGAAAGGTTGTGATGGTAACCGCCATGGTAGCCGCCTTTGCGAATTGCGATGTCTACGCGCATCTTAATCTTACAAGCGGCGACTTCATTGCACAGAATGTTCGGTTAGAGATGCTGATCGCAGGAGCTATCTTTGTCTTGCTTTTTTCGGCATTCCTTAATCCGAATACAAACCTTGCGGGCACCCACGGCCCGATGATTCCTCTTATCCCGATTGCCGCCTCGGCCGGCGGGCATCCGCTGGCCCTGGGTCTCCTGATAGGCTTATTCGGCTTTATTCTCGCCGTTACAAAGGGCGGTTCCAAGCTGATGAATATAACCGGAGTCGGAGTCCGGGGAGGGCTTTTGCTCTACCTAGGTGCAGTTGGACTTATTGGACAGCTCGGCAGGCTTGAAAAATGGGCGGCAGATGGTGGCGTCGCCTCGGTTTCCTTTGCGGTCATCGCCGTAACCGTGCTTGTCTATGCCTACCTGGCGCGTGTTCAGAAACGCTGGCTGGCCATCCCGCTTTGTTCCGCCATCGCAGGCATCATTGCATTCTCAATGGGCGCTGATTTTACCTTTTCCACCCCGCCGGGGCTTCCCCCTTTTGATCCCATGTGGTGGTGGGGTACGGATACAGGGTGGAAAATGGGACTTCCCGGCGTCCAGCAATTCATCGCTGTTGTTCCGTTCGCCATTCTGGCCGTTGCCATGTGGTCGCCGGATTACCTTGGACACCGGGTATTCCAGGAACTCAACTACCCGAAAGAGGCCAAAAACGTTCTCATGGACGTGGACGATACCATGATGGTAGCATCTGTTCGCCAGGCCATTGGTTCCTGCCTTGGCGGCGGCAATATCGCCTCCTCCTGGGGGACATACATGATTCCCGCAGCCATTGCCAAGCGCCCCATTCCCGGCGGTGCGGTTCTCACCGGCATTTTATGCGTGGTGACCGGTATACTCGGCTATCCCATGGACCTTGCCATGTGGCAACCTGTTCTGCGTGTGGCACTTATTGTTGGCGTATTCCTGCCGCTCCTTGAAGCGGGGATGCAGATGGTCACCAACCATAAGGATTCCCAGAGCGCCGGAACCTGCATTTTCGCCTGCGCGTTTGTAAATCCGGTGTTCGGCTGGTCTCTTGCCATGCTCCTAGACAACCTGGGACTCATCGGCGATACCAAACGGGCCCAGAAACTCACCTGGAATGAAAAACTTATCATCCCGGGCATCATGTTCCTCGTCTGTACCATCGCCCTTGGACTGGTGGGTCAGCTTCCTGGGATACCTGGCATCTTCTAA
- a CDS encoding tetratricopeptide repeat protein, with translation MKPYVFIKNQTGIVKVLFGTLAVVLIMLCYAVWHYGKINNSEDPRVTQARQLLRMYEKGLESDQYGEAMSILNAMETIYLKTPGYEKSYEIGVILNNKASIYLVKLETRLLAGEKIDRNEIIEALSPALKYTQEAIQIYENWLSVIGPLSPEEIDEKIRPTFFPDDPALEQVNLDDVIEKRVNDLIIAQVETTRRLSVTYANLGVINRYRGELQEAKKNYKKAIALWDRNHTARNNLNVLMNKPVEKRSLVDRLFPPERTKE, from the coding sequence TTGAAACCATATGTTTTTATAAAAAACCAGACAGGTATTGTTAAAGTATTGTTCGGCACCCTTGCCGTTGTGTTAATTATGCTGTGCTATGCAGTCTGGCATTACGGAAAAATTAACAACTCAGAAGATCCGCGTGTAACTCAAGCCAGGCAGTTATTACGAATGTACGAAAAGGGGCTTGAAAGTGACCAATATGGTGAAGCCATGAGCATTCTCAATGCTATGGAAACAATCTACCTTAAAACGCCTGGCTATGAAAAATCTTATGAAATCGGTGTTATTTTAAACAACAAAGCAAGTATTTACCTTGTAAAATTGGAAACTAGGTTACTTGCAGGGGAAAAAATTGACAGAAATGAAATCATTGAGGCACTTTCACCAGCCCTGAAATATACCCAAGAAGCCATTCAAATTTATGAAAACTGGTTATCTGTAATAGGACCTTTGTCTCCCGAAGAAATAGATGAAAAAATCAGGCCTACTTTTTTTCCAGATGACCCGGCCCTGGAGCAAGTGAATCTTGATGATGTCATAGAAAAACGTGTAAATGATCTTATCATTGCTCAAGTTGAAACAACAAGAAGATTGTCTGTAACATATGCAAATTTAGGTGTAATCAACAGGTACCGGGGAGAACTACAGGAAGCAAAAAAGAATTATAAAAAAGCAATTGCATTATGGGACAGAAATCACACTGCCAGAAACAATTTAAATGTACTTATGAATAAACCTGTTGAAAAGCGATCTCTTGTTGATAGATTATTTCCTCCCGAGCGCACTAAGGAATAA
- a CDS encoding (Fe-S)-binding protein codes for MKDLEHYREWSQACVKCGACRATCPVFKAENQEGGVARGKIALAQAMMDGQVFTEDRLVHDLSQCLLCGSCTNLCPNQVPTPDIVAAARMKVAQEKGLSGFGRGVATLLTHKKAMDWMSKSGELASRLLCRQIPETSGLKLRFPVPGIPKERTFPKPSFTPFLKRDIRQTVSRSTRPRVLFFTGCGINYLYPEIGECLVRILNFMGVHVTLTDEQGCCGLPALSAGAEDAVETLAKRNLKALKLHAFDYVLTACASCYGTLAGIYPTLGVDYQPFAAKTRDVMDFLMDMDLAGRLASLPRSEERIKVTYHDPCHLRNHGVTRAPRQLLAVLPQVDYVEMTDAATCCGLGGTFSVHHYETSQKIGSQKAKYVAQSGAEIVATACPGCIIQLQDSLNRENIPARAAHLLELVCQALPVK; via the coding sequence ATGAAGGATCTGGAACACTACCGGGAGTGGAGCCAGGCTTGTGTCAAGTGTGGTGCCTGCCGGGCCACATGCCCGGTGTTCAAGGCTGAGAACCAGGAAGGCGGTGTGGCCCGGGGAAAAATTGCCCTTGCCCAGGCCATGATGGACGGGCAAGTCTTTACCGAAGACAGGTTGGTTCATGATTTGTCCCAGTGTCTGCTGTGCGGCAGTTGCACGAATTTGTGCCCCAACCAGGTGCCCACCCCGGATATCGTGGCGGCGGCCCGCATGAAAGTAGCTCAGGAAAAGGGTTTATCCGGATTTGGAAGAGGTGTGGCGACCTTGCTGACGCATAAAAAGGCCATGGATTGGATGAGTAAAAGCGGCGAATTGGCCTCCCGGCTCTTGTGTCGGCAGATTCCTGAAACAAGCGGCTTAAAACTGCGGTTTCCGGTGCCGGGCATCCCTAAAGAACGTACCTTTCCAAAGCCGTCATTCACACCCTTTTTGAAGCGGGATATCCGGCAGACGGTCTCGCGTTCAACACGTCCCAGGGTGCTTTTTTTTACTGGCTGCGGTATCAATTACCTGTATCCTGAAATCGGTGAGTGCCTGGTTCGTATTCTCAATTTCATGGGGGTCCATGTGACCCTCACCGATGAACAGGGCTGTTGCGGGCTTCCCGCTCTGTCCGCCGGTGCGGAAGATGCGGTGGAAACCCTTGCCAAAAGAAATTTAAAGGCCCTGAAGCTGCACGCTTTTGACTATGTACTTACAGCCTGCGCTTCCTGCTACGGTACTCTGGCCGGGATTTACCCTACGCTAGGTGTCGACTATCAGCCCTTTGCTGCAAAGACCCGGGACGTTATGGATTTTTTGATGGATATGGACCTGGCAGGCAGGCTGGCATCTCTTCCCCGATCAGAGGAACGGATTAAGGTTACCTACCACGACCCCTGCCATTTGAGAAATCACGGCGTGACCCGGGCCCCCAGGCAACTGCTCGCCGTGTTGCCCCAGGTCGACTATGTTGAGATGACCGATGCGGCGACCTGTTGCGGTCTGGGGGGGACCTTTTCCGTACACCATTATGAAACCAGTCAAAAGATCGGCAGCCAAAAGGCGAAGTATGTTGCCCAAAGCGGGGCCGAAATTGTGGCAACGGCCTGTCCCGGATGCATAATTCAGCTCCAGGACAGCCTTAACCGTGAAAATATTCCGGCCAGGGCAGCCCACCTTCTCGAACTGGTCTGCCAGGCACTGCCCGTCAAATAA
- a CDS encoding FAD-linked oxidase C-terminal domain-containing protein, giving the protein MISEKLIQEFKEICGPQFVSNDKTDRILYSYDATRKQFLPDVVVHPGDAQAVSRIMTLAHHHHIPVYPRGAGTGFTGGALPVCGGMVMGMSRMNRILDIDQENLVAVVEPGVVTGDFQKAVEALGLFYPPDPASLKVSSLGGNVAECAGGPRCVKYGVTKDYVIGLEVVTPTGDRIETGGTTMKGVVGYDLTKLFCGSEGTLAVITKIILKLLPKPQAKKTMLVVFDAIDGAAKAVSAIIREKIIPATLEFMDGRTLDCLRQTAGLSMPEGAGAALIIEVDGDREFLDKQAQRILTVIESLGVLENRVANTFEESEEIWKIRRAISPSLKKLGLEKFNEDICVPRSRLPEMIRRIEKISDQYNLPIVNFGHAGDGNIHVNIMADKSDAEQMADAEHAIEALFRATLELGGTMSGEHGVGIMKAPYLSLELSSESILYMKMLKKALDPHNILNPGKIFPDDACRIPGEVK; this is encoded by the coding sequence ATGATATCTGAAAAATTGATCCAGGAGTTTAAAGAAATCTGCGGCCCGCAATTTGTCAGTAACGACAAGACCGACCGTATTCTGTATAGCTATGATGCCACGCGTAAACAATTTCTTCCGGATGTCGTGGTGCATCCGGGCGATGCCCAGGCCGTATCCCGGATCATGACACTTGCCCACCATCACCATATACCGGTTTATCCCAGGGGGGCGGGCACCGGGTTCACCGGAGGCGCTCTGCCTGTTTGCGGGGGAATGGTTATGGGAATGAGCCGGATGAACCGGATTCTGGATATTGATCAGGAAAACCTTGTGGCCGTGGTGGAACCCGGTGTGGTGACCGGGGATTTTCAAAAAGCCGTGGAGGCGCTGGGTCTGTTTTATCCCCCGGATCCGGCCTCCCTGAAAGTTTCCAGCCTGGGGGGAAACGTGGCTGAATGCGCAGGCGGCCCCCGGTGTGTCAAGTACGGGGTGACCAAGGACTATGTCATCGGCCTGGAGGTGGTGACGCCCACAGGCGATCGGATTGAAACCGGTGGCACCACCATGAAGGGGGTGGTGGGCTACGATTTGACCAAGCTCTTTTGCGGGTCGGAAGGCACTCTGGCTGTTATCACCAAGATCATTCTCAAGTTGCTTCCCAAGCCCCAGGCCAAGAAAACCATGCTGGTGGTGTTTGATGCCATTGACGGTGCTGCCAAGGCCGTATCCGCCATTATCCGTGAGAAGATCATTCCCGCCACCCTGGAATTCATGGACGGCCGGACCCTGGATTGCCTCAGGCAGACCGCCGGGCTGTCCATGCCGGAAGGCGCGGGTGCCGCGCTGATCATAGAGGTGGACGGAGACAGGGAGTTTTTAGACAAGCAGGCCCAAAGGATCCTTACTGTGATCGAATCCCTGGGCGTTTTGGAGAACCGGGTGGCCAATACGTTTGAAGAAAGCGAAGAAATCTGGAAGATCCGCAGGGCGATCTCCCCCTCATTGAAAAAGCTTGGACTGGAGAAGTTCAATGAAGATATCTGTGTGCCCAGGTCCAGGCTGCCGGAAATGATCCGCCGGATCGAAAAGATTTCCGACCAATACAATCTGCCCATCGTGAACTTCGGGCATGCCGGCGACGGAAATATTCATGTCAACATCATGGCGGACAAATCCGATGCCGAACAAATGGCCGATGCCGAACATGCCATTGAGGCACTGTTCCGGGCCACACTGGAGTTGGGCGGAACCATGAGCGGAGAACACGGCGTTGGCATTATGAAGGCCCCCTACCTTTCTCTTGAGCTGTCAAGCGAGTCTATCCTTTATATGAAAATGCTTAAAAAAGCCCTGGATCCACATAATATTCTTAATCCGGGCAAGATTTTTCCAGACGATGCCTGCCGAATTCCCGGAGAGGTGAAATGA
- a CDS encoding AEC family transporter, translating into MFSQIFSIFFNVITPVFALILTAYFFGNRLGIQSRSLSRTAYYLFIPAFVFNVLSEVKIAAAEAFRMMAGIGLVYLITGILGWILARGMGRSKEMATAFLMTCIFGNVGNYGLALIKFYLGPGAMESATIYMVTANTFSFFCCVIAAGWLKGGSAGALKDLIKTPGITILPLALVFPVAGIAPPIMIQRISGLLGDAMIPVLLLALGLQFKEAGKLYFGKDVFLASLIRLIAGPAIAFAMIPLVGISGIEASAGILQAAMPSAVLTGIIAMENDVAPGFVTSVICVSTLLSLVTLTVVMSLL; encoded by the coding sequence ATGTTTTCCCAAATTTTTTCTATTTTTTTTAACGTTATCACCCCGGTATTTGCCCTGATATTGACGGCCTATTTTTTTGGGAACAGACTTGGTATTCAAAGTCGTTCCCTTTCCCGTACAGCCTATTATCTGTTTATTCCGGCCTTTGTTTTTAATGTGCTCAGTGAAGTCAAGATAGCTGCAGCCGAGGCATTCAGAATGATGGCCGGTATTGGACTGGTTTATTTGATCACGGGAATCCTTGGCTGGATCCTGGCAAGGGGTATGGGGCGCAGCAAAGAGATGGCCACAGCCTTCTTGATGACCTGTATTTTTGGAAATGTGGGCAATTATGGCCTGGCCCTGATAAAGTTTTATCTAGGTCCTGGCGCCATGGAAAGCGCCACCATTTACATGGTAACGGCCAACACTTTTTCTTTTTTTTGTTGTGTTATAGCCGCCGGCTGGTTAAAAGGCGGCAGCGCAGGCGCATTAAAGGATCTGATTAAAACTCCGGGAATTACGATTCTGCCGTTGGCCCTGGTCTTTCCCGTAGCAGGTATTGCACCGCCTATCATGATTCAGCGTATCTCAGGGTTACTCGGAGACGCCATGATTCCTGTGCTGCTGTTGGCTTTAGGACTGCAATTCAAAGAGGCTGGAAAATTATACTTCGGCAAAGACGTCTTTCTGGCAAGCCTGATTCGCCTGATCGCAGGGCCTGCTATTGCCTTTGCCATGATCCCACTGGTGGGTATCTCCGGCATTGAAGCCTCTGCCGGTATTCTCCAGGCAGCCATGCCGTCGGCCGTACTTACGGGCATCATTGCCATGGAAAATGATGTAGCGCCCGGCTTTGTTACTTCCGTGATTTGTGTTTCCACTTTGCTCAGTCTTGTCACGTTGACTGTGGTTATGTCTTTGCTTTAA
- a CDS encoding formate/nitrite transporter family protein, whose translation MKNFLAPEELAPTLVFWGTNKAHKSILQLLLLGFLAGAYIGFAAHLATVVGTGAFGWIGLKKFFIGAVFSVGLMLVVIPGSELWTGNTMMTMALLDRKITLIQMVRNWFWVYLGNLLGSVFLAWMIVSQTGLMDGVFGATALQIATAKVTTEVAGSSHNLAYFFRAVGCNWLVCLAVLLAISAQEISGKVLGIFFPIMAFVAAGFEHAIANMYFIPAGIFAKQLQSAVTVSAIDAALLTRLNWSSMWYSNLIAVTTGNFIGGGIFVGVVYWLVYLRKENTG comes from the coding sequence ATGAAAAATTTCCTTGCTCCGGAAGAATTGGCCCCAACCCTGGTATTCTGGGGAACAAACAAAGCACATAAATCAATTTTACAGCTTCTTTTGCTTGGCTTTCTGGCAGGGGCCTATATCGGTTTTGCTGCTCACCTGGCAACTGTCGTTGGAACCGGTGCATTTGGTTGGATTGGTTTAAAAAAGTTTTTTATTGGTGCAGTCTTCAGCGTTGGACTGATGCTGGTGGTCATCCCAGGCTCAGAGCTTTGGACAGGTAACACCATGATGACCATGGCCCTGCTCGACAGAAAAATTACCTTGATCCAGATGGTGCGTAACTGGTTCTGGGTCTATCTTGGTAATTTGCTGGGATCTGTCTTTCTCGCCTGGATGATCGTTTCTCAAACCGGCCTCATGGATGGTGTCTTTGGTGCCACCGCCTTGCAGATAGCAACGGCAAAAGTAACCACAGAGGTTGCCGGCAGTAGCCATAACCTCGCCTACTTTTTCCGTGCTGTCGGTTGTAACTGGCTTGTCTGCCTGGCTGTATTGCTGGCCATTTCCGCCCAGGAAATCAGCGGTAAGGTCCTGGGGATTTTTTTCCCAATCATGGCCTTTGTGGCAGCGGGTTTTGAACACGCCATCGCCAATATGTATTTCATCCCCGCTGGAATTTTTGCCAAGCAGTTGCAATCCGCTGTCACAGTCTCAGCCATTGACGCTGCATTACTGACCAGGCTTAACTGGTCCAGCATGTGGTATAGCAACCTAATTGCCGTCACTACAGGAAATTTTATCGGCGGTGGAATTTTCGTTGGTGTTGTTTATTGGCTGGTGTACCTTCGTAAAGAAAATACCGGATAG
- a CDS encoding VC_2705 family sodium/solute symporter: protein MNILKIKSLFLTVFLLVFMLTQPVFAASGASLEGGFKLIPALILIAMIMLFLAIGFLNKAEGTSDYYAAGRSISAFGSGMAIASNWMSAASFLGMAAIMYGSGYHGLSYVVGWTGGYVLLLVIMAAQVRRFGKFTATDFIGDRYYSSGMRVATAIIAICISISYCVGQFGGIGIMFKWILGLEYSWSVIIGASVVLTYTLISGMLGVTKNQQIQYVILIIAFLIPAHILTFKFDYFWLLPQIGYGQVVSDIVAGTATPFISSLGHSMATVPSPEFAMPWDPATGKDFFQWMATCFALMIGTAGLPHVIQKFYVVPKPSDARWSVTWGLFFICILYWTAPLYSAFGKILSSNPEVGALAKDAIVVYTAQLGSVHPLIVGFLAAGAVAAAFSTVSGLLVAGASAFSHDIYFSVFRPNATGEQQMRMVKIGTTAMAVIVAAIALLKLGLIAQLVAVAFSLAGCTIFPLFLVGIWWSRANRAGGIACLTTGSVVSLVVIIYFVAGKYGVSLPGKDFMGYWMNPWYYAWFAGPLAVVVNVVVSLVTDPPPIEVQQHLAKAVHGVK from the coding sequence ATGAATATTTTGAAAATAAAATCATTGTTTTTAACTGTATTCTTGCTTGTATTCATGTTGACCCAACCTGTTTTTGCCGCTAGCGGCGCAAGTTTGGAAGGCGGGTTTAAATTGATCCCGGCCTTGATCCTGATTGCCATGATCATGCTTTTTCTTGCAATCGGATTTTTGAACAAAGCAGAAGGAACAAGTGATTATTATGCTGCCGGCCGCTCGATTTCGGCTTTTGGTTCCGGAATGGCGATTGCCTCAAACTGGATGAGCGCGGCATCCTTTTTAGGAATGGCTGCGATTATGTACGGAAGTGGGTACCATGGGTTGTCCTATGTTGTTGGCTGGACAGGCGGCTATGTACTGCTTCTTGTTATCATGGCAGCGCAGGTAAGACGGTTTGGAAAATTCACAGCCACGGATTTTATCGGCGATCGGTATTACTCCAGTGGAATGCGGGTTGCCACTGCGATCATCGCAATATGTATTTCAATTAGCTACTGCGTTGGTCAGTTTGGCGGCATTGGTATCATGTTTAAATGGATTTTAGGTCTGGAGTACTCCTGGTCCGTTATTATCGGTGCCTCGGTTGTTCTTACCTATACCTTGATTTCAGGCATGCTGGGTGTAACAAAAAATCAACAGATTCAGTATGTAATTCTGATTATTGCTTTTCTGATTCCGGCACATATACTGACATTCAAGTTTGATTATTTCTGGCTTCTCCCGCAGATCGGCTATGGTCAGGTTGTTTCTGATATTGTAGCCGGCACGGCGACACCTTTTATCAGTTCCCTGGGACATTCAATGGCAACGGTGCCAAGCCCCGAATTTGCAATGCCCTGGGATCCGGCAACAGGCAAAGACTTTTTCCAATGGATGGCAACCTGTTTTGCACTGATGATCGGTACTGCCGGACTTCCCCATGTTATTCAAAAATTTTATGTTGTGCCAAAACCAAGTGATGCCCGCTGGTCTGTAACCTGGGGACTGTTTTTCATATGTATCCTTTATTGGACAGCGCCTCTTTATTCAGCATTTGGCAAAATTCTTTCTTCCAATCCTGAAGTCGGGGCATTGGCAAAAGACGCCATCGTTGTTTATACAGCACAGCTTGGTTCGGTTCATCCGCTTATCGTCGGCTTCCTTGCTGCCGGTGCTGTGGCGGCAGCATTTTCAACTGTATCAGGATTGCTTGTTGCTGGTGCATCAGCATTCTCCCATGATATTTATTTTTCAGTATTCAGGCCAAATGCAACAGGTGAACAGCAGATGCGCATGGTAAAAATCGGCACGACTGCTATGGCCGTAATCGTAGCAGCTATCGCCCTGTTAAAACTCGGTCTGATTGCGCAGCTTGTAGCTGTAGCGTTCTCACTTGCAGGGTGTACAATATTCCCGCTTTTCCTGGTCGGAATCTGGTGGAGTCGTGCGAATAGAGCTGGTGGAATTGCCTGTTTGACAACCGGTTCAGTAGTTTCACTTGTAGTTATTATCTATTTTGTTGCAGGCAAGTACGGTGTGAGTTTGCCTGGTAAAGATTTTATGGGTTACTGGATGAATCCATGGTATTATGCTTGGTTTGCAGGCCCTCTTGCAGTGGTTGTAAATGTTGTTGTTTCTTTGGTGACTGACCCGCCACCCATTGAAGTCCAACAGCATCTTGCAAAAGCAGTTCATGGCGTGAAGTAA
- a CDS encoding cation acetate symporter: MGVNPIVILGSVLYFAVIFYIGWYSRKASMDSADFYVAGRKVGPIVNGSALAATYFSPASFLGLPAFIFILGYPFWWALVGIIGGMPIATLLTAAPLRKYAPTSFTDYYADRYDTKWLRLVAGIPTLIGGLAYVILSIVGTALFLLAILQIPFNVSVILASVVVFAYIYFGGMVATTISTAFQGFAMTVASVLAAGYVIFNFGGLNGLTDAVLANSGNFFNMPYVSETASHPLMATWTGVVGFFFVWHFGFSAMPYTVVRFFTTQDIKAARRSVFWAVTIGGAMYGGLVIIGTGARVLIETLHPLMQTEGITSAMGVLKHMKTAYGVAGASVTDYSMIAAVEGLKSPFLLSVLAAGGLAIAMATASGWTMVLNVLLGRDLIGKVFGSSWPVDKPVQATRVMTILIVFVCMLFAFKPPALVLDISGAAFIVILCSVGPPLILGIWWTRATTTAAITNILVMTTLSCGSWMYAKYKLGSYHWFFLSDPANKISTPHQFYWVFIGFIFFIVVSLMTKPCKDDVIQKYSLDIRPEQ; the protein is encoded by the coding sequence ATGGGTGTTAATCCAATCGTTATTTTAGGTTCCGTACTCTATTTTGCAGTGATATTTTATATCGGATGGTATTCCCGCAAGGCGTCCATGGATTCGGCCGATTTCTATGTGGCCGGACGAAAAGTCGGCCCCATCGTCAATGGGTCGGCCCTGGCCGCTACATATTTTAGCCCGGCCAGTTTTTTGGGGTTGCCGGCCTTCATTTTTATTTTGGGCTACCCTTTCTGGTGGGCGCTGGTCGGCATCATCGGCGGTATGCCCATTGCGACTCTGCTGACAGCAGCGCCCCTGCGTAAGTATGCCCCGACATCGTTTACGGACTACTATGCAGACCGCTATGATACAAAATGGCTTCGTCTGGTAGCGGGTATTCCCACACTCATCGGCGGCCTGGCATATGTCATCCTGTCCATTGTAGGTACGGCCTTATTTTTGCTGGCCATCCTGCAAATCCCCTTCAATGTATCCGTCATCCTCGCATCCGTTGTCGTTTTCGCATATATCTATTTCGGCGGGATGGTCGCCACCACCATTTCAACGGCCTTCCAGGGATTTGCCATGACCGTTGCCTCGGTATTGGCCGCCGGATATGTAATTTTCAACTTCGGCGGACTGAACGGTCTGACCGATGCGGTGCTGGCTAACAGCGGTAATTTCTTTAATATGCCTTATGTCTCCGAAACAGCATCCCACCCCCTTATGGCCACTTGGACCGGCGTGGTGGGCTTCTTCTTCGTGTGGCATTTCGGTTTTTCCGCTATGCCTTACACCGTGGTTCGTTTTTTCACCACCCAGGATATCAAGGCCGCACGACGCAGCGTCTTCTGGGCCGTAACCATCGGCGGCGCCATGTACGGCGGGCTGGTTATTATCGGCACCGGTGCAAGGGTGTTGATCGAAACCCTTCATCCGCTTATGCAGACCGAAGGCATCACCAGCGCCATGGGGGTACTGAAACATATGAAGACCGCATACGGCGTTGCCGGGGCATCCGTCACCGATTATTCAATGATCGCTGCTGTTGAGGGTTTGAAAAGCCCCTTTCTCCTTTCCGTACTGGCGGCAGGTGGTCTGGCCATCGCCATGGCCACAGCCTCAGGCTGGACCATGGTTCTTAACGTTTTGCTGGGAAGGGATCTGATTGGAAAAGTTTTCGGCAGCAGCTGGCCCGTGGATAAACCTGTGCAGGCCACACGCGTTATGACCATACTGATCGTTTTTGTTTGTATGCTCTTCGCCTTTAAACCGCCGGCACTGGTTCTGGATATCTCCGGGGCGGCATTTATCGTTATCCTCTGCTCGGTCGGTCCTCCGTTGATTTTAGGCATCTGGTGGACCCGAGCCACCACGACGGCTGCCATCACCAACATCTTGGTAATGACAACGCTTTCATGTGGATCATGGATGTACGCAAAATACAAACTGGGAAGCTATCACTGGTTTTTTCTGAGTGACCCTGCCAATAAAATCAGCACACCGCACCAATTCTACTGGGTATTCATCGGATTTATTTTCTTTATCGTTGTCAGCCTGATGACAAAACCGTGTAAAGATGATGTGATTCAGAAATACTCACTGGATATAAGACCGGAACAATAA